In Pseudorasbora parva isolate DD20220531a chromosome 9, ASM2467924v1, whole genome shotgun sequence, the following proteins share a genomic window:
- the fzd8b gene encoding frizzled-8b yields the protein MDSPMQESYWLPLALCALLLWSSVCAREPVCQEISVPLCRGIGYNYTYMPNQFNHDTQDEAGLEVHQFWPLVEIQCSPDLRFFLCSLYTPICLEDYKKPLPPCRSVCERARAGCAPLMRQYGFPWPDRMRCDVLPVQGDSNTLCMDYNRTDATASPTAAKPTKPYNRKNKSSHGSSSCEPECHCRAPLVTVSSDRHLLYNRVKTGQIPNCAMPCHNPYLSQEERTFATFWIGIWSVLCFLSTFATVATFLIDIERFKYPERPIIFLSACYMFVSVGYIIRLIAGHERVACNQDHEMDHIHYETRGPALCTLVFLLIYFFGMASAIWWVILTFTWFLAAGMKWGNEAIARYSQYFHLAAWLIPSVKSIAVLALSSVDGDSVAGICYVGNQNLDNLRGFVLAPLVIYLFIGTIFLFAGFVSMFRIRSVIKQGGTKTDKLERLMVRIGVFTVMYTVVAMVIVACYVYEQHNREAWEIAHACNCSEKKAPKPDYAVFMLKYFMCLVVGITSGAWTWSGKTLDSWRVLCTRCRCCSWGSKGTSGSVYSDASTGLTWRSGTASSVLCPPKQMPLSRV from the coding sequence ATGGACTCGCCTATGCAGGAGTCCTACTGGCTTCCTCTCGCGCTCTGTGCCCTGCTATTGTGGAGCTCCGTGTGTGCTCGTGAGCCGGTTTGTCAGGAGATATCTGTGCCATTGTGTAGAGGGATCGGCTATAACTACACGTACATGCCCAACCAATTCAACCACGACACCCAGGATGAAGCCGGACTTGAGGTGCACCAGTTCTGGCCCCTCGTGGAGATCCAGTGTTCCCCAGACCTGCGCTTCTTTCTTTGCAGCCTGTACACGCCCATTTGCCTTGAGGACTATAAGAAGCCGTTGCCGCCGTGCAGGAGTGTGTGCGAACGGGCGAGAGCGGGTTGCGCTCCGCTGATGAGGCAATACGGTTTCCCGTGGCCGGACAGAATGAGGTGCGATGTTCTACCAGTGCAGGGGGATTCAAACACTCTGTGTATGGACTACAACAGAACTGATGCAACAGCATCACCGACTGCTGCAAAACCAACCAAGCCATACAACCGGAAAAATAAAAGCAGTCATGGATCTTCTTCATGTGAACCGGAGTGTCACTGCCGCGCGCCTTTGGTGACCGTGAGCAGTGACCGTCATCTCTTGTATAACCGGGTCAAGACGGGGCAGATCCCCAATTGCGCCATGCCGTGCCACAACCCCTATCTTTCTCAGGAGGAAAGGACATTTGCCACATTTTGGATCGGGATTTGGTCGGTTTTGTGTTTCCTGTCAACGTTCGCCACCGTTGCCACTTTCCTCATTGACATTGAGAGGTTTAAATACCCCGAGCGCCCGATTATTTTCCTGTCTGCCTGCTATATGTTCGTGTCTGTGGGATACATCATCAGACTCATCGCGGGACACGAAAGGGTCGCTTGCAACCAGGATCACGAGATGGACCACATCCACTATGAAACTAGGGGTCCCGCGCTCTGCACACTTGTGTTTCtactcatttatttttttgggaTGGCGAGCGCCATCTGGTGGGTGATTCTGACGTTTACGTGGTTCCTCGCGGCAGGGATGAAGTGGGGAAACGAAGCGATCGCGCGATACTCGCAGTATTTTCACTTAGCCGCTTGGCTCATTCCGAGCGTGAAATCCATCGCCGTGCTCGCACTGAGTTCGGTGGACGGGGACTCGGTCGCGGGAATCTGCTACGTGGGCAACCAGAACCTGGATAACCTGCGGGGCTTCGTGCTCGCGCCACTGGTGATTTATCTTTTTATCGGGACGATATTTTTATTCGCCGGCTTCGTGTCAATGTTTCGGATACGGAGCGTCATTAAACAGGGAGGAACGAAAACGGACAAACTCGAGAGACTGATGGTCCGTATCGGGGTGTTTACAGTGATGTATACGGTCGTTGCCATGGTGATTGTGGCCTGCTACGTCTACGAACAGCACAACCGCGAAGCGTGGGAAATAGCGCACGCGTGTAACTGCTCGGAGAAAAAAGCCCCGAAACCCGACTACGCGGTGTTTATGCTCAAATATTTCATGTGCCTTGTGGTCGGGATCACGTCAGGCGCGTGGACGTGGTCCGGTAAAACTCTGGACTCTTGGCGAGTCTTGTGCACGCGCTGCCGCTGCTGCAGTTGGGGTAGTAAAGGCACGAGCGGGTCAGTTTACAGCGACGCGAGCACGGGACTGACGTGGAGGTCCGGAACAGCAAGTTCGGTTTTGTGCCCTCCAAAACAAATGCCACTGTCGAGAGTGTGA